From the genome of Ictalurus punctatus breed USDA103 chromosome 28, Coco_2.0, whole genome shotgun sequence, one region includes:
- the LOC108259781 gene encoding proteinase-activated receptor 3-like: MEMCNDTSNTLVLNGNVSVPEKTVYEMCSHMPVIILFYLGMQIINMFMGIPANLIVLWLIHRNRSDSSTSDIFIWHLAVLDTFFCLILPLELANLLYLTTSSTCYILRFFYGIKDMSPLFLACICMDRYMAVCHPIVFYTLKDQRHRPVCAGVMWFITLVYAILKCMGNIPNFDKVFTVMILATFALMLFCNISILWVLSQSVPGMDDMHPVRKRAFKTMLIILAIIVFNYLPPVALFPFQRYFSPDVFKCYIHYIAFGFTDISSSIQPVLYLSNKKLQCPVWCCECCCNKGTETGRKPESSKVYIINA; encoded by the coding sequence ATGGAGATGTGTAATGACACCAGTAACACCCTGGTCCTTAACGGAAATGTCTCGGTGCCTGAAAAGACAGTGTATGAGATGTGCAGCCACATGCCCGTGATCATCCTCTTCTACCTGGGAATGCAGATTATTAACATGTTCATGGGCATCCCGGCCAACCTCATAGTCCTGTGGCTGATCCACCGCAACAGGAGCGACTCGTCCACGTCGGACATCTTCATCTGGCACCTGGCTGTGCTGGATACCTTCTTCTGCCTCATCCTGCCACTGGAGCTGGCCAACCTGCTGTACCTGACCACCAGCAGCACCTGCTACATACTGCGCTTCTTCTACGGCATCAAGGACATGTCGCCGCTCTTCCTGGCATGCATCTGCATGGACCGCTACATGGCCGTGTGCCATCCCATCGTCTTCTACACTCTGAAGGACCAGCGCCATCGTCCCGTGTGTGCCGGTGTCATGTGGTTCATCACGCTAGTGTACGCCATACTGAAGTGCATGGGCAACATCCCCAACTTCGACAAAGTGTTCACAGTCATGATCCTGGCCACGTTTGCGTTAATGCTCTTCTGCAACATCTCCATCCTGTGGGTGCTGAGCCAATCCGTTCCAGGAATGGATGACATGCACCCGGTCAGGAAAAGAGCTTTCAAGACGATGCTCATTATTTTAGCCATCATAGTTTTTAACTACTTACCTCCCGTAGCTCTCTTCCCATTTCAGCGCTATTTCTCTCCtgatgtgtttaaatgttatatccATTACATAGCTTTCGGCTTCACAGACATCAGCAGCAGCATTCAGCCTGTCCTGTACCTGTCCAATAAGAAGCTGCAATGTCCAGTGTGGTGCTGTGAGTGTTGCTGCAATAAAGGCACAGAGACTGGAAGAAAACCTGAGTCATCCAAGGTGTACATTATTAATGCATAG
- the LOC108260371 gene encoding PH and SEC7 domain-containing protein 2, which yields MESDLILSAQPAYSEPDDFVEEEPYLEAKLYIERVEQENNLCLEETHRGRTHEPLVKDGPEPLEHGVSITMFPVRVPSMHFSCASVQWDMPQTPSDAPSQESSSSDINLSYGLNMDWVVTPPSSDMHLLNQEEIIDLVLDEEPEQTDDNLQQEPAISTEADSCQLYDAHTEVNVCVTPSNEDEQPPFTETSQTSEVSDHGGLVENSELEGHLCIENPEIQLVPQALEVLEEESVKTGDIVLLTELEQGLGDVGETNEVVELISKDGISVIIVTACEEECSTTPQSETNDPLLELDSKQVEEPGLNQESDPPQQGVPPDIVCDAVEAVETEESENVELTIIANDETLELETAETFVVMQESVLEVKQEESTHEEQIESTVEVELHVHKEQLIQQSECSDELENSEESKQELLIGDEPSEGSKKSSSNDSETSDQASQTKSAVDVEASQTESPNETELGEQSDRSTEIETSQLSESKDSKGTNQPDKLQQTEQENHTNSEQHQIHDKDSVRQTEDVSSEHERVAEEQHEESVEPAIPYKNRNVEVVDREEACKLAERLYRLDNVQRTDVVHHLDKNNAFSRAVGEEYLKFFDFTDQSLDEALRSFLNEVVLIGETQERERVLDHFAGRYQQCNPETFSSAGAVLTLTCALMLLNTDLHGQNVGKAMSVTDFVSNLDGMNEGENFSKELLKTLYNSIKNRQIDWAIEDKELLPSITLEQNSDQDASLRSKSNPFQDLAHDKKATVFQKGFLKRKAHADIDGKRTPWGKRSWKTFYAVLKGMVLYLQKDEYRKDWQSSEEVLSVHHALAERAQDYTKRPHVFRLQTADWRVFLFEAQSTEQMNSWIGRINLVSALYSSPPFPAAVGSQRKFHRPILPATQSALTLEKQLQSHAAMLQSFQEDLSALQQGAQESRRTKARELEEHRLKEEYLQHERSRYEAYVHILDLWQTLRKSSETVGGTDLALFDQELWKGADTEEKEDSDIDGGMKRSHSSPSLELEVATPPVVKVRRNISERRTYRKIVIPRRNREV from the exons ATGGAGAGCGATCTCATTCTTTCTGCACAGCCTGCCTATTCAGAACCGGATGATTTTGTGGAAGAAGAGCCATATTTGGAAGCCAAGCTGTACATAGAGAGGGTGGAGCAAGAGAATAACCTATgcctggaagaaacccacagAGGCAGAACCCATGAACCATTGGTGAAAGACGGTCCTGAACCCTTAGAACATGGGGTTTCCATTACAATGTTCCCTGTTAGGGTTCCCAGCATGCATTTCAGCTGTGCTTCAGTACAGTGGGATATGCCACAGACTCCATCAGATGCTCCATCCCAGGAATCCAGCTCAAGTGACATTAACTTGAGTTATGGATTGAACATGGACTGGGTAGTTACTCCTCCATCCTCAGACATGCATTTGTTAAACCAGGAGGAAATTATTGATCTGGTACTGGATGAGGAGCCTGAACAGACAGATGATAACTTGCAGCAAGAACCAGCTATAAGTACAGAAGCCGACTCTTGCCAG TTATATGATGCACACACAGaagtgaatgtttgtgtgacaCCATCAAACGAAGACGAACAGCCACCATTCACAG AGACCTCACAGACATCAGAAGTGAGTGATCATGGTGGATTAGTGGAAAACAGTGAGCTAGAAGGCCATCTCTGCATAGAGAACCCAGAGATCCAGCTGGTTCCTCAGGCTTTAGAAGTTCTTGAGGAGGAATCCGTAAAAACAGGGGACATTGTGCTTTTGACTGAACTAGAGCAAGGACTTGGAGATGTGGGAGAAACAAACGAGGTTGTGGAGCTCATTTCTAAGGATGGTATCAGTGTAATCATAGTGACAGCTTGTGAGGAGGAGTGCAGTACTACACCACAGTCAGAAACAAATGACCCACTCCTAGAACTGGATTCAAAACAAGTTGAGGAACCTGGTCTAAACCAAGAGTCAGATCCACCCCAACAAGGAGTTCCCCCTGATATTGTCTGCGACGCTGTAGAGGCAGTAGAGACTGAAGAATCTGAAAATGTTGAGTTGACTATAATTGCTAATGATGAGACACTGGAGTTAGAAACTGCAGAAACATTTGTGGTGATGCAAGAATCTGTACTGGAAGTCAAGCAAGAGGAATCAACCCATGAAGAGCAGATCGAAAGTACAGTGGAAGTGGAACTTCATGTACACAAAGAACAATTAATACAACAGTCAGAATGTTCAGACGAGTTGGAAAACTCAGAAGAGTCCAAACAAGAACTTTTAATTGGTGACGAACCTTCAGAAGGGTCAAAGAAATCAAGTTCTAATGACTCAGAAACGTCAGACCAGGCAAGTCAGACAAAAAGTGCAGTTGATGTAGAAGCAAGTCAAACAGAAAGTCCCAATGAGACGGAACTCGGGGAGCAGTCAGATAGGTCCACTGAAATAGAAACATCACAGCTCTCAGAATCAAAGGACAGTAAAGGAACCAATCAACCAGACAAGCTCCAACAAACCGAGCAGGAAAACCACACCAACTCTGAACAACATCAGATCCATGACAAAGACAGTGTAAGACAAACCGAAGATGTATCATCCGAGCACGAACGTGTGGCAGAGGAACAACACGAGGAATCTGTAGAACCTGCAATTCCCTACAAGAACAGAAATGTAGAAGTTGTGGACCGAGAGGAAGCTTGTAAACTTGCAGAGAGACTTTACAGGCTTGACAATGTTCAGCGTACAGATGTGGTCCATCATCTGGACAAAAA caATGCGTTCAGTCGTGCTGTTGGAGAAGAGTACCTTAAGTTCTTCGACTTCACTGACCAAAGCTTGGATGAAGCTCTTCG gTCTTTTCTGAACGAAGTGGTTCTGATCGGTGAGACTCAGGAGAGGGAGCGAGTGCTCGATCATTTCGCCGGACGTTACCAGCAGTGCAACCCTGAGACATTCTCCTCAGCTGGAGCTGTACTCACACTCACATGTGCTTTGATGTTGCTCAACACGGACCTGCACGGACAG AATGTTGGGAAGGCCATGTCCGTGACTGACTTTGTGTCTAACCTGGATGGGATGAACGAAGGAGAGAATTTCAGTAAAGAACTACTGAAG ACACTTTATAACTCAATCAAGAATCGCCAGATTGACTGGGCAAT AGAGGATAAGGAATTGTTGCCCTCTATAACCTTGGAGCAGAATTCAGATCAGGATGCGTCTCTTCGCTCGAAGAGTAATCCCTTCCAGGATCTTGCTCATGACAAGAAGGCCACGGTGTTCCAGAAAGGCTTCCTGAAGCGGAAAGCGCATGCGGACATAGACGGCAAGCGCA CTCCATGGGGAAAAAGGAGTTGGAAGACCTTTTATGCGGTGCTTAAAGGAATGGTGCTCTATTTACAGAAG GATGAATACAGGAAGGACTGGCAAAGCTCTGAGGAAGTGCTCAGTGTCCATCACGCTCTAGCAGAGAGAGCACAGGACTATACCAAGCGGCCTCACGTATTCCGCCTGCAGACCGCAGATTGGAGGGTCTTCCTGTTTGAAGCACA ATCTACAGAGCAAATGAACTCGTGGATTGGCCGAATCAACCTGGTGTCCGCTCTGTACTCATCTCCTCCGTTTCCTGCTGCTGTTGGCTCTCAGAGGAAGTTCCACAGGCCCATCTTACCTGCAACACAGTCTGCACTCACTCTG gagAAACAGCTGCAGTCACACGCCGCCATGCTGCAGTCATTTCAGGAGGACCTGAGCGCGTTACAGCAGGGGGCGCAAGAGAGCCGCAGGACAAAAGCCAGAGAATTGGAGGAGCACAGACTGAAGGAGGAGTACCTGCAGCATGAG CGATCCCGTTACGAGGCTTATGTTCACATTCTGGATCTCTGGCAGACACTCAGAAAGTCCTCCGAGACAGTCGGCGGGACAGACCTCGCCCTTTTCGACCAGGAGCTCTGGAAAGGAGCCGACACCGAAGAAAAGGAGGACAGTGAcatagatggagggatgaagAGATCTCATTCCAGTCCGTCTCTCGAACTGGAAGTGGCGACTCCGCCCGTGGTGAAAGTGAGGCGTAACATCTCAGAGAGACGGACCTACCGCAAGATAGTCATTCCCAGACGTAACAGGGAGGTATAA
- the LOC108260408 gene encoding zinc finger protein 829, with protein sequence MNSKNLKAFLESSLNEIFKATVDNILDSVDQTLAEYQGQIRRITSENETLREKLRSQEAITCQVKTVHDDLVVAVGDLRPTFLHHPTVPGHRGPGKASQKQREDWSKTAGSSRSALLKPSPLPTNSGAQQLDEEVQSTTVPYVKIDPDIEDDSSLLKHQSPVNLTTKIIKVEGSEENFSECYIGSPADLSRDSDDEIQVTMVSNKHMSSTMSEDEASDMGHHESEKSAHSVSEEDIEDPTDDTVLGVCFDDDGLALEPDKGFIEIFQSTESPNSKELKDSKTFHCALCEKSFGRMASLNIHMRTHSSERAHICSYCGKGFSRADLLKNHQRTHTGERPYSCNLCGKSYGHQGQLRIHKRTHTGEKPYACPHCAKRFTEHNQLKVHLRTHTGERPYSCSVCTKTFASAGNLRIHLRIHSGEKPHCCSQCGKRFNSQGDLKTHLRVHTGERPYHCDLCEKTFSQAGHLSIHMRMHTGERPYECGICGRTFTVASSLKLHQLTHTGEKLHTCVRCEKSFSRASHLKRHEQLHAKEETVLMGTDQSLSMEDQKLHGGDEVQNLDGME encoded by the exons ATGAACTCGAAGAACCTGAAGGCTTTTCTGGAGTCCTCTCTAAACGAGATCTTCAAGGCGACTGTGGATAACATCCTGGACTCTGTAGATCAGACTCTGGCCGAGTATCAGGGACAAATTCGGCGGATTACATCTGAAAATGAGACACTGAGAGAAAAACTACGTTCTCAAGAGGCCATTACATGCCAGGTGAAAACAG TGCATGACGATCTTGTTGTTGCTGTTGGGGACTTAAGACCGACTTTTCTTCATCATCCGACTGTACCTGGACATAGGGGTCCAGGGAAGGCCTCTCAGAAACAGAGGGAAGATTGGAGCAAGACAGCAGGTAGCTCTAGATCTGCATTACTAAAACCAAGCCCCCTTCCAACCAACAGTGGAGCACAACAGTTAGACGAAGAAGTGCAGAGTACCACAGTACCTTACGTAAAGATTGACCCAGACATTGAAGATGACAGCAGCCTGTTAAAGCATCAGTCCCCTGTTAACCTTACAACTAAGATCATTAAAGTAGAAGGGTCCGAGGAGAACTTTTCAGAATGTTACATTGGATCTCCAGCAGACCTCTCCAGAGACAGTGATGACGAGATTCAAGTAACCATGGTGTCCAATAAGCACATGAGCAGTACTATGAGTGAAGATGAAGCCAGCGATATGGGGCACCATGAATCGGAGAAGTCGGCACACAGCGTATCTGAGGAAGATATTGAAGATCCAACTGATGACACCGTTCTTGGtgtctgttttgatgatgatggatTGGCTTTAGAACCAGACAAGGGGTTTATAGAAATTTTTCAATCAACGGAATCGCCAAACTCAAAAGAGCTGAAGGACAGCAAAACCTTCCATTGCGCACTTTGTGAGAAGAGCTTCGGTCGCATGGCGTCACTTAACATACACATGAGGACTCATAGCTCGGAGAGAGCTCACATCTGCAGCTACTGCGGCAAGGGTTTTAGCCGAGCTGACCTACTGAAGAACCATCAACGCACCCATACAGGCGAGAGACCCTATTCCTGTAATCTATGTGGAAAGAGTTATGGTCATCAGGGCCAACTCCGGATCCACAAACGAACCCACACGGGTGAGAAACCCTACGCCTGCCCGCATTGTGCCAAGCGCTTTACTGAACACAACCAGCTCAAAGTGCACCTCCGGACGCACACGGGCGAGCGACCGTATTCCTGCAGCGTCTGCACCAAGACCTTTGCCAGTGCGGGCAACCTGAGGATCCATCTACGGATTCACAGTGGAGAAAAACCTCATTGTTGTAGCCAGTGCGGAAAGAGGTTCAACAGCCAAGGCGACCTCAAAACGCATCTGCGTGTACACACGGGCGAGCGCCCGTACCACTGCGATCTCTGTGAAAAGACGTTCAGCCAGGCTGGCCACCTGAGCATCCACATGCGCATGCACACGGGCGAGAGGCCATACGAATGCGGAATATGTGGACGCACCTTCACTGTGGCCAGCAGCCTCAAGCTCCATCAGCTCACCCACACCGGAGAAAAGCTGCACACCTGCGTACGCTGTGAGAAAAGCTTCAGCAGGGCCAGCCATCTGAAAAGACATGAGCAGCTCCACGCCAAAGAGGAAACCGTACTAATGGGTACTGATCAATCGTTGTCGATGGAAGACCAAAAGCTTCATGGTGGAGATGAAGTACAAAATCTGGATGGGATGGAGTGA
- the LOC108259703 gene encoding proteinase-activated receptor 3, giving the protein MEMHNDTSNTLVFNGNVSVPEKTVYEMCSHMPEIILFYLGMQIINMFMGIPTNLIVLWLIHRNRSDSSTSDIFIWHLAVLDTFFCLIPPLELANLLYLTTSSTWYILRFFYGIKDMSPLFLACICMDRYMAVCHPIVFSNLKDQRHRPVCAVVVWFITLVYAILKCLGNIPNFDKVFTVMILATFAFMLFCNISILWALSQSGQGRDDMHPVKKRAFKMVLIILAIIVFNYLPPVALFPFQPYFSPDVFKCYIHYIAFGFMDISSSIQPVLYLSNKKLQCPAWCCECCSNKDTETGTRPESSTVYTTNA; this is encoded by the coding sequence ATGGAGATGCATAATGACACCAGTAACACCCTGGTCTTTAACGGAAATGTCTCGGTGCCCGAAAAGACAGTGTATGAGATGTGCAGCCACATGCCTGAGATCATCCTCTTCTACCTGGGAATGCAGATTATTAACATGTTCATGGGCATCCCGACCAACCTCATAGTCCTGTGGCTGATCCACCGCAACAGGAGCGACTCGTCCACGTCGGACATCTTCATCTGGCACCTGGCTGTGCTGGATACCTTCTTCTGCCTCATCCCGCCACTGGAGCTGGCCAACCTGCTGTACCTGACCACCAGCAGCACCTGGTACATACTGCGCTTCTTCTACGGCATCAAGGACATGTCGCCGCTCTTCCTGGCATGCATCTGCATGGACCGCTACATGGCCGTGTGTCATCCCATCGTCTTCTCCAACTTGAAGGACCAGCGCCATCGTCCCGTGTGTGCCGTTGTCGTGTGGTTCATCACGCTAGTGTACGCCATACTGAAGTGCTTGGGCAACATCCCCAACTTCGACAAAGTGTTCACAGTCATGATCCTGGCCACGTTTGCATTCATGCTCTTCTGCAACATCTCCATCCTGTGGGCGCTGAGCCAATCGGGTCAAGGAAGGGATGACATGCACCCGGTCAAGAAAAGAGCTTTTAAGATGGTGCTCATTATTTTAGCCATCATAGTCTTTAACTACTTACCTCCTGTAGCTCTCTTCCCATTTCAGCCCTATTTCTCTCCtgatgtgtttaaatgttatatccATTACATCGCTTTTGGCTTCATGGACATCAGCAGCAGCATTCAGCCTGTCCTGTACTTGTCCAATAAGAAGCTGCAATGTCCAGCGTGGTGCTGTGAGTGCTGCAGCAATAAAGACACAGAGACTGGAACAAGGCCTGAGTCATCCACGGTGTACACTACTAATGCATAG